From Actinosynnema mirum DSM 43827, a single genomic window includes:
- a CDS encoding DUF11 domain-containing protein, which translates to MFTRFRAVVVAVVAVLLGGVVVVLHSGVAPAQQDDPPPPQRIAYAGTEHRGIGQFPAPQNGYPTNAPSPPLLPDRPAHFDDEVSARGGLVVFVSMRAEKLPQVFLRQRDGSVVQLTEGMYACHPQLTPDLGTVVFQQVRGDGSGELWAVDVDGTNLRRITPEGADPEEWPTISPDGLRVAFSAGGQIRSRPLAGGPSTQLTDEPGGGAGEPVWHPTEDRIVYKVGAGRARLRVLEDGASRDFFAENQAGWNGRWPVWMPDGQGLLFISCGCLEEDPREGVYRVAGDGGEPVGAAPQLLLREDRQVSAPAWIGDPLTGTLLIARTTASVRNEVRLQDIQPDGTDPRDLGIALALEHPDIASDSRLLFKPTGGYDPWTLRQTYSPDGRKIVYTAFEGPLGSRLQRIWTANADGSDPVRLNVSDRLPTDWEFDPAWSPNGEQIAITRRSPGGIRPDNGPSRIAVVDASTGQVLRELVAPPGAEDQEDTQPAWSPDGRTLSFTRGVVFDDETGTEVRDNHIWTADAATLGNQRDISEIVCGAASPCEVTDDSSVFSPDSGDLVFNREQDALISFDLDRETCRVLVPQGSTQCGAPVVNGSGPFQPRDAAFSPEGGRLVVSTRRGAASEQPETLALVDFVDGGLSESRVNYALPGRQKEPSWRITVDLAVRAPSSTPEVTTGRGVEIPVVVANNGPGVSSTTTLTVVPPEGVRVDELRTPQGTCDVAELACQLGVLQPDQEVTVVVVVTGVTAGRREIAWGVAGGVVDPEVADNSARTVVPVVDAQTSTTAPPTTTVPPATTTPPSSPPPPPPPPPPAPPQAGPALAVAVRPNPSYVGGRASVVYTVRNGGGANATGLRLELALPRGIPVAALPPGCSATACALRDLPPGGTQALTVVLAPVAPGQGTARGVVRTTGSDDNAADNAATAQLRVLLPRIVAVPPIGEPGFVTSVRGLDFPPGVPVRLTWKPGITATAAPTLPRPDGSFIAQLLILPKDQTGPRVITASGDGFRPATTPFLVVPGTIGPPDMVNRR; encoded by the coding sequence GTGTTCACCAGGTTCAGGGCCGTCGTGGTGGCGGTCGTGGCTGTGCTGCTCGGCGGCGTCGTGGTGGTGCTGCACAGCGGCGTGGCGCCCGCCCAGCAGGACGACCCGCCACCGCCGCAGCGGATCGCGTACGCGGGCACCGAGCACCGGGGCATCGGCCAGTTCCCCGCGCCGCAGAACGGTTACCCGACCAACGCCCCCAGCCCTCCGCTGCTCCCCGACCGGCCAGCGCACTTCGACGACGAGGTGTCGGCGCGCGGCGGGCTCGTGGTGTTCGTCAGCATGAGGGCGGAGAAGCTGCCGCAGGTGTTCCTGCGCCAGCGGGACGGGTCCGTCGTGCAGCTGACCGAGGGCATGTACGCCTGCCACCCGCAGCTCACCCCCGACCTGGGCACCGTGGTGTTCCAGCAGGTCCGGGGCGACGGGAGCGGCGAGCTGTGGGCGGTCGACGTCGACGGGACGAACCTGCGCCGCATCACCCCCGAGGGCGCCGACCCCGAGGAGTGGCCCACGATCTCCCCGGACGGGCTGCGCGTCGCGTTCAGCGCGGGCGGGCAGATCCGCAGCAGGCCCCTCGCGGGCGGCCCCTCCACGCAGCTCACCGACGAACCCGGTGGTGGCGCGGGCGAACCGGTGTGGCACCCGACCGAGGACCGGATCGTCTACAAGGTCGGCGCGGGGCGCGCCCGGCTGCGCGTGCTGGAGGACGGGGCCAGCCGGGACTTCTTCGCCGAGAACCAGGCCGGGTGGAACGGCCGGTGGCCGGTGTGGATGCCGGACGGGCAGGGGCTGCTGTTCATCAGCTGCGGTTGCCTGGAGGAGGACCCCAGGGAGGGCGTGTACCGGGTCGCGGGCGACGGCGGTGAGCCGGTCGGGGCCGCGCCGCAGCTGCTGCTCAGGGAGGACCGGCAGGTCAGCGCGCCCGCCTGGATCGGCGACCCGCTCACCGGGACGCTGCTGATCGCCCGCACCACCGCGTCGGTGCGCAACGAGGTGCGGTTGCAGGACATCCAGCCGGACGGGACCGATCCCAGGGACCTCGGGATCGCGCTCGCGCTGGAGCACCCGGACATCGCGTCCGACTCCAGGCTGCTGTTCAAGCCGACCGGCGGCTACGACCCGTGGACGCTGCGGCAGACCTACTCCCCGGACGGCCGCAAGATCGTCTACACCGCCTTCGAGGGACCGCTCGGCTCGCGCCTGCAGCGGATCTGGACCGCGAACGCGGACGGCTCGGACCCGGTGCGGCTGAACGTCTCCGACCGGCTGCCCACCGACTGGGAGTTCGACCCGGCCTGGTCGCCGAACGGCGAGCAGATCGCCATCACCCGCCGCTCGCCCGGCGGCATCCGGCCTGACAACGGGCCGAGCCGGATCGCGGTCGTGGACGCCTCCACCGGCCAGGTCCTGCGCGAGCTCGTCGCCCCGCCCGGCGCCGAGGACCAGGAGGACACCCAGCCCGCGTGGTCGCCGGACGGGCGCACCCTGTCGTTCACCAGGGGCGTGGTGTTCGACGACGAGACCGGCACCGAGGTGCGCGACAACCACATCTGGACCGCCGACGCGGCCACCCTGGGCAACCAGCGCGACATCAGCGAGATCGTGTGCGGGGCCGCCTCGCCGTGCGAGGTGACCGACGACAGCTCGGTGTTCAGCCCCGACAGCGGCGACCTGGTGTTCAACCGCGAGCAGGACGCGCTCATCTCGTTCGACCTCGACCGGGAGACCTGCCGGGTGCTCGTCCCGCAGGGCAGCACCCAGTGCGGGGCGCCCGTGGTGAACGGGTCCGGTCCGTTCCAGCCGCGCGACGCCGCGTTCTCCCCGGAGGGCGGGCGGCTGGTGGTCTCCACCCGGCGCGGGGCCGCGAGCGAGCAGCCCGAGACGTTGGCGCTGGTGGACTTCGTCGACGGCGGGCTCAGCGAGAGCCGGGTCAACTACGCGCTCCCCGGCAGGCAGAAGGAGCCCAGCTGGCGGATCACCGTGGACCTGGCGGTGCGGGCGCCGTCCAGCACGCCCGAGGTGACCACCGGGCGCGGCGTCGAGATCCCGGTGGTGGTGGCCAACAACGGGCCCGGCGTCTCGTCCACGACCACGCTGACCGTCGTGCCGCCCGAGGGGGTGCGGGTGGACGAGCTGCGCACGCCGCAGGGCACGTGCGACGTGGCCGAGCTCGCCTGCCAGCTCGGGGTCCTGCAACCGGACCAGGAGGTCACGGTCGTCGTCGTGGTCACCGGGGTCACGGCCGGGCGGCGCGAGATCGCCTGGGGCGTCGCGGGCGGGGTGGTCGACCCCGAGGTGGCCGACAACAGCGCGCGCACCGTCGTGCCGGTGGTGGACGCGCAGACCAGCACCACCGCGCCGCCGACCACGACCGTCCCGCCGGCCACGACCACGCCGCCCAGCAGCCCGCCGCCCCCTCCGCCACCGCCGCCCCCCGCGCCGCCGCAGGCCGGTCCGGCGCTCGCGGTCGCGGTGCGGCCGAACCCGTCCTACGTCGGCGGCCGGGCCAGCGTGGTCTACACCGTGCGCAACGGCGGCGGCGCGAACGCCACCGGGCTGCGGCTGGAGCTGGCCCTGCCGCGGGGAATCCCGGTCGCGGCGCTGCCCCCCGGCTGCTCGGCGACGGCCTGCGCGCTGCGCGACCTGCCGCCGGGCGGGACGCAGGCGCTCACCGTGGTGCTCGCGCCGGTGGCGCCGGGCCAGGGGACCGCGCGCGGTGTGGTGCGCACCACCGGCAGCGACGACAACGCGGCCGACAACGCGGCCACCGCGCAGCTCCGGGTGCTGCTGCCCAGGATCGTGGCGGTGCCGCCGATCGGCGAGCCGGGCTTCGTCACCTCGGTGCGGGGGCTGGACTTCCCGCCCGGCGTGCCGGTGCGGCTGACCTGGAAGCCGGGCATCACGGCGACGGCCGCGCCGACCCTGCCCCGGCCGGACGGGAGCTTCATCGCGCAGCTGCTGATCCTGCCCAAGGACCAGACCGGCCCGCGCGTGATCACCGCCTCCGGCGACGGGTTCCGGCCTGCTACCACGCCGTTCCTGGTGGTGCCGGGCACGATCGGGCCGCCGGACATGGTGAACCGGCGGTGA
- a CDS encoding DUF4255 domain-containing protein: MIHEVDEAIRRLLSDSGVPGGGGELAFEAPSKEWTARRNGPMVNVFLYDIREDVGRRSAGAAEVHDESGDLLGWRGPTRWFRLSYLVTAWTNRATDEHRLLSEVLACLVRVQSVERRWLTGSLAELGAKVPLITGGALSEGAAAADVWSALGGELKPSIDVKVTAPMRGEWTPAGPPVTEGIVLRGLDEPGFTGDGTARRLRYEGPSSAEGEGFAATRERPVPTPERPAGTARKRRGGAIR, from the coding sequence GTGATCCACGAGGTGGACGAGGCGATCCGCAGGCTGCTGTCGGACAGCGGGGTCCCCGGCGGTGGCGGCGAGCTGGCGTTCGAGGCGCCCAGCAAGGAGTGGACGGCGCGGCGCAACGGGCCGATGGTGAACGTGTTCCTCTACGACATCCGCGAGGACGTCGGGCGGCGCAGCGCCGGGGCGGCCGAGGTGCACGACGAGTCCGGCGACCTGCTCGGCTGGCGCGGGCCCACCCGGTGGTTCCGGCTGTCCTACCTGGTGACGGCCTGGACCAACCGGGCCACCGACGAGCACCGGCTGCTGTCCGAGGTGCTGGCGTGCCTGGTGCGGGTGCAGAGCGTGGAGCGGCGCTGGCTCACCGGGTCGCTGGCCGAGCTGGGCGCGAAGGTGCCGCTGATCACCGGCGGCGCGCTGTCCGAGGGCGCGGCGGCGGCCGACGTGTGGTCGGCGCTGGGCGGCGAGCTCAAGCCGTCGATCGACGTGAAGGTGACCGCGCCGATGCGCGGCGAGTGGACCCCGGCCGGGCCGCCGGTCACCGAGGGCATCGTGCTGCGCGGCCTGGACGAGCCGGGCTTCACCGGCGACGGCACCGCGCGCAGGCTGCGCTACGAGGGGCCGTCGAGCGCGGAGGGCGAGGGGTTCGCGGCCACCAGGGAGCGCCCCGTGCCCACGCCCGAGCGGCCTGCCGGGACGGCGCGCAAGCGCAGGGGCGGGGCGATCAGGTGA
- a CDS encoding ATP-binding protein — translation MTTDEGLLGVVGEVAGSEEQDADLVYLWARLGAVEWRVRLAVEARRATDPAPDDPYRGLYFTPEAVQRVLDAPRVPRLFPPEDDVDLDALAALAPAPGPRLLVLAREFGLDPLDVELLLVALAPDVDTRLERLYGYLNDDITRRRATTGLALELCGLPPAGPGRFRLAPSAPLVARGLVEVQQDDAPALSRVLRVPDRVVAHLLGDDSPDHALTGVARLEPPAPPTGEPAVRLARAVRGGVHLVHLRDSGGEAARTAVEALPGAVVVDPAALTATSLPAVVREARLRGAGVVLGPLDDLPRERAGLLRELAALAEGVPLLLHGAAHWDPRWTPRPAVPVQAPRSDPDQRARRWERALGGGSVDGLDLAALAAYRLGDDEVGHAVAVATGLAALDGGPVRQEHLGAGVRARNAAGLDRLARRVVPAVGWDDLVLPEPTRRQLTELVVRARHRDRVLGQWGMRPGGGRGRGVVALFAGGSGTGKTMSAEVVAAALGVDLYVVDLSTVVDKYVGETEKNLERIFTEAAGVHGVLLFDEADAVFGKRSEVRSSNDRHANMESAYLLQRMESFDGIAVLTTNLKSNVDEAFTRRIDVIADFPEPDAAHRLLLWDRCLGRVLPRDPDVDLGFCAERFELAGGSIRACAVTAAYLAAEADRPLRMADLVTAVRREYGKLGRLVLDSEFGHWAGQQG, via the coding sequence GTGACCACCGACGAGGGGCTGCTCGGCGTGGTGGGCGAGGTGGCCGGGAGCGAGGAGCAGGACGCCGACCTGGTGTACCTGTGGGCGCGTCTGGGGGCCGTCGAGTGGCGGGTGCGGCTGGCCGTGGAGGCCCGGCGCGCCACCGACCCGGCGCCCGACGACCCGTACCGGGGCCTGTACTTCACGCCCGAGGCCGTGCAGCGGGTGCTGGACGCCCCGCGCGTCCCGCGCCTGTTCCCGCCCGAGGACGACGTCGACCTGGACGCGCTGGCCGCGCTCGCGCCCGCGCCGGGACCGCGCCTGCTCGTGCTGGCGCGGGAGTTCGGGCTGGACCCGCTGGACGTGGAGCTGCTGCTGGTCGCGCTCGCCCCCGACGTCGACACCAGGCTCGAACGCCTCTACGGCTACCTCAACGACGACATCACCCGCCGCCGCGCCACCACCGGCCTCGCGCTGGAGCTGTGCGGCCTGCCGCCCGCCGGGCCCGGCCGGTTCCGGCTCGCGCCGTCCGCGCCGCTGGTCGCGCGCGGCCTGGTGGAGGTGCAGCAGGACGACGCGCCCGCGCTGTCCAGGGTGCTGCGGGTGCCCGACCGGGTCGTGGCGCACCTGCTCGGCGACGACAGCCCGGACCACGCGCTCACCGGCGTCGCCCGCCTCGAACCGCCCGCGCCGCCCACCGGGGAGCCGGCCGTCCGGCTGGCCCGCGCGGTGCGCGGCGGCGTCCACCTGGTCCACCTGCGCGACAGCGGCGGCGAGGCCGCGCGCACCGCCGTGGAGGCGCTGCCCGGCGCGGTCGTGGTCGACCCGGCCGCGCTCACCGCCACGTCGCTGCCCGCCGTGGTGCGGGAGGCCCGGCTGCGCGGCGCGGGCGTCGTCCTCGGGCCGCTCGACGACCTGCCGCGCGAGCGCGCCGGGCTGCTGCGCGAGCTGGCCGCGCTCGCCGAGGGCGTCCCGCTGCTGCTGCACGGCGCCGCCCACTGGGACCCGCGTTGGACGCCCCGGCCCGCGGTTCCGGTGCAGGCGCCCAGGTCCGACCCGGACCAGCGGGCCCGCCGCTGGGAGCGCGCGCTCGGCGGTGGCTCCGTCGACGGGCTGGACCTGGCCGCGCTCGCCGCCTACCGGCTCGGCGACGACGAGGTCGGGCACGCCGTCGCCGTCGCCACCGGGCTCGCCGCGCTCGACGGCGGCCCGGTGCGGCAGGAGCACCTGGGCGCCGGGGTGCGCGCCCGCAACGCCGCCGGGCTCGACCGGCTGGCCCGCAGGGTCGTGCCCGCCGTCGGCTGGGACGACCTCGTGCTGCCCGAGCCGACCCGGCGGCAGCTCACCGAGCTGGTCGTGCGCGCCCGGCACCGCGACCGGGTGCTCGGCCAGTGGGGGATGCGGCCCGGAGGCGGGCGCGGGCGTGGCGTGGTCGCGCTGTTCGCGGGCGGCTCCGGCACCGGCAAGACCATGTCCGCCGAGGTGGTCGCCGCCGCGCTCGGCGTCGACCTGTACGTGGTGGACCTGTCGACCGTGGTGGACAAGTACGTCGGCGAGACCGAGAAGAACCTGGAGCGGATCTTCACCGAGGCCGCCGGGGTGCACGGCGTGCTGCTGTTCGACGAGGCGGACGCGGTGTTCGGCAAGCGCTCCGAGGTGCGCAGCTCGAACGACCGGCACGCGAACATGGAGTCGGCGTACCTGCTGCAGCGCATGGAGTCCTTCGACGGGATCGCGGTGCTGACCACGAACCTGAAGTCCAACGTGGACGAGGCGTTCACCCGGCGGATCGACGTGATCGCGGACTTCCCCGAGCCGGACGCCGCGCACCGGCTGCTGCTGTGGGACCGCTGCCTCGGCCGCGTGCTGCCCCGCGACCCGGACGTGGACCTGGGGTTCTGCGCCGAGCGGTTCGAGCTGGCGGGCGGTTCGATCCGGGCGTGCGCGGTGACGGCCGCCTACCTGGCGGCCGAGGCCGACCGGCCGCTGCGGATGGCCGACCTGGTCACGGCGGTGCGCCGCGAGTACGGCAAGCTCGGCAGGCTCGTGCTGGACAGCGAGTTCGGGCACTGGGCCGGGCAGCAGGGGTGA
- a CDS encoding DUF4394 domain-containing protein, which yields MNGRITRRIAAAAVGVVVAAGAVAAGPQASGAATPSLRAYAISADGTLMATFTTDKPGVFNWFRAIQGLVGDTSAIGLDYRVQDGLMYLVGNKGGIYSVKTPPAVDDVLVTKVSQLTIPLYGANFGVDFNPAADRLRVISDNGQNLRHNLHDHTTTEDAVLTLPPDQGTARGVTAAAYTNNDLNPDTATTLFDISPALDQVLVQSPANNGTLAATGKLTVDAGANAGFDIHSVLSGGKAVSLLGFATLTTSTGTGLYSVNLLNGEVSLVGNFPLAFTDLALTLTGS from the coding sequence ATGAACGGACGGATCACCAGGAGGATCGCCGCGGCGGCGGTGGGCGTCGTGGTCGCGGCGGGCGCGGTCGCGGCGGGACCGCAGGCGAGCGGGGCCGCGACGCCGAGCCTGCGGGCCTACGCGATCTCGGCCGACGGCACGCTGATGGCCACGTTCACCACCGACAAGCCGGGGGTGTTCAACTGGTTCAGGGCGATCCAGGGGCTGGTCGGCGACACGAGCGCGATCGGCCTCGACTACCGGGTGCAGGACGGGCTGATGTACCTGGTGGGCAACAAGGGCGGCATCTACAGCGTGAAGACCCCGCCCGCCGTCGACGACGTCCTCGTCACCAAGGTCTCGCAGCTGACGATCCCGCTGTACGGCGCGAACTTCGGCGTCGACTTCAACCCGGCCGCCGACCGGTTGCGGGTCATCAGCGACAACGGCCAGAACCTGCGCCACAACCTCCACGACCACACCACGACCGAGGACGCGGTGCTGACCCTCCCGCCCGACCAGGGAACGGCGCGGGGCGTGACGGCGGCGGCCTACACGAACAACGACCTCAACCCGGACACGGCGACGACCCTGTTCGACATCAGCCCGGCGCTGGACCAGGTGCTGGTCCAGTCACCGGCCAACAACGGGACGCTGGCGGCGACCGGGAAGCTGACCGTGGACGCGGGCGCGAACGCCGGATTCGACATCCACAGCGTGCTCTCGGGCGGGAAGGCGGTGTCGCTGCTGGGATTCGCGACGCTGACCACGTCCACCGGGACCGGCCTGTACAGCGTCAACCTGCTGAACGGCGAGGTGTCGCTGGTCGGGAACTTCCCGCTGGCGTTCACCGACCTCGCGCTGACCCTGACGGGCAGCTGA
- a CDS encoding AfsR/SARP family transcriptional regulator codes for MEPVRLQVLGSSRAWHGGTEIDLGPPGRRAVLGLLALARGEAVTQAELVRSLWGVSPPRSAVNVVQTHVKHLRRLLEPTRPHRTPSTVLPYSGGGYALAPDAVEVDLARFRHLVAEAGRARRAGEVGRVAELLGEALRLWQGPPLADVPFLAAHPWVVALVAKRAEVAAAHGDAMISTGAAADVLPDLVLAAGRHPLDEAAQARLIRAHHAVGQRARAFRVYHETRDRLADELGVDPGPELREAHTALLREGGAGSAAALRVPRQLPVDPVGFTGRAAELAVLDGIARPGAIAAVSGAAGVGKTALAVHWAHRARDRFPHGQLYADLRGHTPGPAAEPIEVLAQFLSALGVPPQRVPVDLGTASAMYRTLLTDRKMLVLLDNGAGPEQVRPLLPAGRDCLVLVTGRERMTGLVATHGARGLALDVLGAGEALALLESVLGPDPTDPTDRAATDRDPADLDPADLDRDGLPALARLCAGLPLALRIAAANIADGADRDVAGHVARLREGNPLAALSVRGDEQAAVRTAFDLSLAALPTEARGLFRLLGLLPGADFGTESVAALAGVPVDRAAALLDRLADASLVERHSQGRHRFHDLLRHFAAELAEGQQRDADDLDAARARLHDWFLRAVDRAARLLYPHMLRLPVPVDPAAPPAGPADLSSATGWLDAERGTLVALARETARSGPRPVAWLLSDSLRGYFWMSMRRVDWLATAEAGLAAAEAEGGWRARASARLSMADLHFRQGRYRQAVRHHAHALLLARNAGWVEAQAAVLGNLGCVYWQSGRLAPAAARFERALLLSTAIGQTSGEAVALGNLGLVHWEMGALERAAEHYGRALERYRAVGSRYGEAINLCNLGEVTRALGRPEEAEGVLRRALALHRETGDRSGEAESRSRLAGALSDLGRAAEAAEHAREGLVLAQEAGDPRTEAESLAALAALHHRRGRPREAADHYRQALVLIGESGDRYPEVDVLVGLASATGDAAPASRALALAEECGFHALRGLALSVLAHLALASGERGSALRHAERALAVQRGTGDRRGVARALAVVRRARSPV; via the coding sequence GTGGAACCGGTGCGGCTCCAGGTGCTGGGTTCGTCGCGGGCGTGGCACGGCGGCACGGAGATCGACCTCGGCCCTCCCGGCAGGCGGGCCGTGCTGGGGCTGCTCGCGCTCGCCCGCGGCGAGGCCGTCACCCAGGCCGAGCTGGTCCGGTCGCTGTGGGGCGTGTCTCCCCCGCGCAGCGCGGTGAACGTCGTGCAGACCCACGTCAAGCACCTGCGCAGGCTCCTGGAACCCACGAGGCCGCACCGGACGCCCAGCACCGTGCTGCCCTACTCGGGCGGCGGTTACGCGCTCGCCCCGGACGCCGTCGAGGTGGACCTGGCGCGGTTCCGCCACCTGGTCGCCGAGGCGGGGAGGGCGCGCCGCGCGGGCGAGGTCGGGCGGGTCGCGGAGCTGCTCGGCGAGGCGCTGCGGCTGTGGCAGGGGCCGCCGCTCGCGGACGTGCCGTTCCTCGCCGCGCACCCGTGGGTCGTCGCGCTCGTCGCCAAGCGGGCCGAGGTCGCCGCGGCCCACGGCGACGCGATGATCAGCACCGGCGCGGCGGCCGACGTGCTGCCCGACCTGGTGCTCGCCGCCGGGCGCCACCCGCTGGACGAGGCCGCGCAGGCGCGCCTGATCCGCGCCCACCACGCCGTCGGCCAGCGGGCTCGGGCGTTCCGGGTCTACCACGAGACGCGCGACCGGCTCGCCGACGAGCTGGGCGTCGACCCCGGCCCCGAGCTGCGCGAGGCGCACACGGCGCTGCTGCGCGAGGGCGGCGCGGGTTCGGCGGCGGCGCTGCGGGTGCCCAGGCAGCTGCCCGTCGACCCGGTCGGCTTCACCGGCCGCGCCGCCGAACTGGCCGTGCTGGACGGGATCGCGCGGCCGGGGGCGATCGCCGCCGTGTCCGGCGCGGCGGGCGTGGGCAAGACGGCGCTGGCCGTGCACTGGGCGCACCGCGCCCGCGACCGCTTCCCGCACGGCCAGCTGTACGCGGACCTGCGCGGGCACACCCCCGGCCCCGCCGCCGAGCCGATCGAGGTGCTGGCGCAGTTCCTGTCGGCGCTGGGCGTTCCGCCGCAGCGCGTCCCGGTCGACCTGGGGACCGCCTCCGCCATGTACCGGACGCTGCTGACCGACCGGAAGATGCTGGTGCTGCTGGACAACGGCGCCGGTCCCGAGCAGGTCCGGCCGCTGCTGCCCGCCGGGCGCGACTGCCTGGTGCTGGTCACCGGACGGGAGCGGATGACCGGGCTGGTGGCCACGCACGGCGCGCGCGGCCTGGCGCTGGACGTGCTGGGCGCGGGCGAGGCGCTGGCGCTGCTGGAGTCCGTGCTGGGCCCCGATCCCACCGATCCCACCGACCGCGCCGCCACCGACCGCGACCCCGCCGACCTGGACCCCGCCGACCTGGACCGGGACGGGCTGCCCGCGCTGGCGCGGCTATGCGCGGGCCTGCCGCTGGCGCTGCGGATCGCCGCGGCCAACATCGCCGACGGCGCGGACCGGGACGTGGCCGGGCACGTCGCCCGGCTGCGGGAGGGCAACCCCCTGGCCGCGCTGTCGGTGCGGGGCGACGAGCAGGCCGCGGTGCGCACCGCGTTCGACCTGTCGCTGGCGGCGCTGCCCACCGAGGCCCGAGGGCTGTTCCGGCTGCTGGGCCTGCTGCCCGGCGCGGACTTCGGCACCGAGTCGGTCGCCGCGCTCGCGGGCGTCCCGGTCGACCGGGCGGCGGCGCTGCTCGACCGGCTGGCGGACGCGAGCCTGGTCGAGCGGCACTCCCAGGGCCGCCACCGCTTCCACGACCTGCTGCGCCACTTCGCCGCCGAACTCGCCGAAGGACAGCAGCGGGACGCCGACGACCTCGACGCGGCGCGGGCCAGGCTGCACGACTGGTTCCTGCGCGCGGTCGACCGCGCCGCCCGGCTGCTGTACCCGCACATGCTGCGGCTGCCCGTGCCGGTCGACCCCGCCGCGCCCCCGGCGGGCCCGGCCGACCTGTCCTCGGCGACCGGCTGGCTGGACGCCGAGCGCGGCACCCTCGTCGCGCTCGCGCGCGAGACCGCCCGGTCGGGCCCGCGCCCGGTGGCGTGGCTGCTGTCGGACTCGCTGCGCGGCTACTTCTGGATGTCGATGCGCCGCGTCGACTGGCTGGCGACGGCCGAGGCGGGGCTGGCCGCCGCCGAGGCGGAGGGCGGGTGGCGGGCCCGCGCCTCGGCCAGGCTCAGCATGGCCGACCTGCACTTCCGCCAGGGCCGCTACCGCCAGGCGGTCCGGCACCACGCGCACGCGCTGCTGCTGGCCAGGAACGCGGGCTGGGTGGAGGCGCAGGCCGCGGTGCTCGGCAACCTCGGGTGCGTGTACTGGCAGTCGGGCAGGCTCGCCCCCGCGGCGGCCAGGTTCGAGCGGGCGCTGCTGCTGAGCACGGCCATCGGCCAGACCTCGGGCGAGGCGGTGGCGCTGGGCAACCTGGGCCTGGTGCACTGGGAGATGGGCGCGCTGGAGCGGGCGGCCGAGCACTACGGGCGGGCGCTGGAGCGGTACCGGGCGGTCGGGTCGCGCTACGGCGAGGCGATCAACCTGTGCAACCTCGGCGAGGTCACGCGCGCGCTCGGCAGGCCGGAGGAGGCCGAGGGGGTGCTGCGGCGCGCGCTGGCGCTGCACCGGGAGACCGGGGACCGCAGCGGCGAGGCCGAGTCGCGCAGCAGGCTCGCCGGGGCGCTGTCCGACCTGGGGCGCGCCGCCGAGGCCGCCGAGCACGCCCGTGAGGGGCTGGTGCTGGCGCAGGAGGCCGGTGACCCGCGCACCGAGGCCGAGTCGCTGGCCGCGCTCGCCGCGCTGCACCACCGGCGCGGGCGCCCGCGCGAGGCGGCCGACCACTACCGGCAGGCGCTGGTGCTGATCGGGGAGAGCGGCGACCGGTACCCGGAGGTCGACGTGCTCGTCGGGCTGGCCTCGGCGACCGGGGACGCGGCCCCGGCGAGCAGGGCGCTCGCGCTCGCCGAGGAGTGCGGGTTCCACGCGCTGCGCGGGCTGGCGCTGTCGGTGCTCGCGCACCTGGCCCTTGCCTCGGGCGAGCGCGGCAGCGCGCTGCGGCACGCCGAGCGGGCGCTGGCCGTGCAGCGCGGGACCGGGGACCGCAGGGGCGTGGCCCGCGCGCTCGCCGTGGTGCGACGGGCGCGCTCGCCGGTGTGA